A window from Pyrococcus yayanosii CH1 encodes these proteins:
- a CDS encoding class II SORL domain-containing protein — MLSGTIKSGDWKGEKHVPVIEYEKEGDLVKIEVSVGKEVPHPNTPEHHIAWIELYFHPQGENFPIMVGRVAFTAHGDPLTEPKAVFFIRTNKKGKLYALSYCNIHGLWENEVQLE; from the coding sequence ATGCTTAGCGGAACCATAAAAAGTGGGGACTGGAAGGGGGAGAAGCACGTGCCCGTTATAGAGTACGAGAAGGAAGGCGACCTCGTGAAGATCGAGGTCAGTGTCGGCAAGGAGGTACCCCATCCTAATACACCCGAGCACCACATAGCCTGGATTGAGCTCTACTTCCACCCCCAGGGTGAGAACTTTCCCATAATGGTCGGCAGGGTTGCCTTTACAGCTCATGGAGACCCGCTTACCGAGCCGAAGGCGGTCTTCTTCATAAGGACGAACAAAAAGGGCAAGCTCTACGCCCTGAGCTACTGCAACATCCATGGCCTTTGGGAGAACGAGGTCCAGCTCGAGTGA
- a CDS encoding 50S ribosomal protein L16 translates to MALRPAKIDRYVDKPAYTRREYIRGAPGPKITIFDMGNPAGDFEFEVALHTAEPVQIRQNALEAARQQVNRYLQKNVGRSNYHFKIRVYPFQVLRENPMATGRKADRYGNGMRRPFGKPIGLAARLKRDQKILSIRVNRQHLKFAIEGTRRAAMKFPCKCYYRIYDKEGNDVTTKILSQGL, encoded by the coding sequence ATGGCGCTGAGGCCTGCCAAGATAGACAGGTACGTTGACAAGCCCGCTTACACTAGGAGAGAGTACATAAGGGGTGCCCCTGGTCCGAAGATAACGATATTTGACATGGGGAACCCCGCAGGTGACTTCGAGTTTGAGGTTGCCCTTCACACGGCCGAGCCCGTCCAGATCAGGCAGAACGCCCTCGAAGCTGCCAGACAGCAGGTGAACCGCTACCTTCAGAAGAACGTCGGTAGGAGCAACTACCACTTCAAGATAAGGGTCTATCCCTTCCAGGTCCTCCGGGAGAACCCAATGGCCACCGGAAGGAAGGCTGACCGTTACGGAAACGGTATGCGCAGGCCCTTCGGAAAGCCCATAGGCCTCGCTGCGAGGCTCAAGAGGGACCAGAAGATCCTCAGCATAAGGGTCAACAGGCAGCACCTTAAGTTCGCCATCGAGGGCACTAGGAGGGCCGCCATGAAGTTCCCGTGCAAGTGCTACTATAGGATCTACGACAAGGAGGGCAATGACGTTACGACGAAGATACTCTCTCAGGGCCTCTAA
- a CDS encoding molybdopterin-dependent oxidoreductase codes for MSRAFSVCMRDCYDTCSMISELRNGRLVIRGNPEHPVTRGFLCPKGALLPRWFHSEDRLKAPLVRTGERGTGSFREVSWEEAINLVARKLKETIEEHGSESVLVYQYAGDRGVVNYYFPLRLFHYLNAAMLDYGICDRAGQEALKDVYGTAVGMDPDELKNQKLIVYWGINAFWTNLHGFMLAKRYGLEIWTVDVVRTETAKKSDRFFQIKPDTDVLFALAVAKLIIENGLYDRDFVRENVYGFEEFKNYVKKLDVNYVSRETGLSVEEIEDFAFGFAEKKGVIHIGYGFQRSLSGGEAVRAIAVLPALVGHRFGFIYDMKTIDKSYAEGAFLRTKPIKRIPQMKLAEYIERGEIKFLYIYNSNPLASLPNQNRLRKALIENDVFVVTHDIFLTDTALYSDVVFPANTFFERLDIADSYYHRYVALNEPVTKAYGKSNSEVTKLLARALGIDNPYLYEEDEEVIRKVLELNGLSFEELRRKGFVKVLKESGRWETPSGKIEFYSKRAIERGLSPFPEYKPPQGNYPLRLLSPTHRMTITSQYHNTHGIIDPNLYMNPVDAEMRGIKDGDLVEVFNDYGRIKTTVRLTEDIPRGVVLLYKAFWPSLLGWNVNFLTSDETVEKYGNGSAYHSSWVDVRKV; via the coding sequence ATGAGCAGGGCCTTCTCCGTCTGCATGCGCGACTGCTACGACACCTGCTCGATGATAAGCGAGCTCAGGAATGGCCGCTTAGTCATTAGGGGTAATCCAGAGCATCCAGTAACGAGAGGTTTTCTCTGTCCGAAGGGGGCCCTTCTGCCGAGGTGGTTCCACTCGGAGGATAGGCTCAAGGCTCCGCTCGTAAGGACGGGCGAGAGGGGAACGGGAAGCTTTCGGGAGGTCAGCTGGGAGGAAGCTATAAACCTCGTGGCCCGGAAGCTGAAGGAAACCATCGAAGAACATGGAAGCGAGAGTGTCCTTGTTTATCAATACGCGGGCGACAGAGGCGTGGTTAATTACTACTTCCCGCTTAGGCTTTTCCACTATCTCAACGCGGCGATGCTCGACTACGGGATATGCGACAGGGCCGGCCAGGAGGCTTTGAAGGATGTTTACGGCACCGCAGTTGGCATGGATCCGGATGAGCTGAAAAATCAAAAGCTGATAGTTTACTGGGGCATCAACGCCTTCTGGACGAATCTGCATGGCTTCATGTTGGCCAAACGATACGGGCTTGAAATCTGGACAGTCGACGTCGTGAGAACTGAAACGGCAAAGAAAAGCGACAGGTTCTTCCAGATAAAGCCCGATACAGATGTCCTCTTTGCCTTAGCTGTTGCGAAGCTGATAATCGAGAACGGGCTCTATGACAGGGATTTCGTAAGGGAGAACGTTTATGGTTTTGAAGAATTCAAGAATTACGTAAAAAAGTTGGACGTCAATTATGTGAGTCGAGAGACGGGCCTGAGCGTGGAGGAAATCGAGGACTTTGCCTTCGGCTTCGCCGAGAAGAAGGGGGTAATCCACATCGGCTACGGCTTCCAACGCTCCCTGAGCGGTGGCGAGGCGGTTAGGGCGATAGCCGTTCTTCCAGCTTTGGTCGGCCACCGCTTCGGTTTCATCTACGACATGAAGACCATAGACAAAAGCTATGCCGAGGGAGCGTTCCTGAGGACGAAGCCCATAAAAAGAATCCCCCAGATGAAGCTCGCGGAATATATCGAGCGTGGGGAGATAAAGTTCCTCTACATCTACAACTCTAACCCCCTCGCGAGTCTGCCGAACCAGAACAGGCTGAGGAAGGCCCTAATAGAAAACGACGTCTTCGTAGTCACCCATGATATCTTCCTGACGGACACGGCCCTATATTCGGATGTCGTCTTTCCAGCGAACACTTTCTTCGAGAGGCTCGACATAGCGGACTCCTACTATCACCGCTACGTCGCCCTTAACGAGCCTGTCACGAAAGCCTATGGAAAGTCCAACAGCGAGGTTACGAAGCTCCTAGCCAGGGCCCTCGGCATAGATAACCCCTACCTCTACGAGGAAGATGAGGAAGTGATAAGAAAGGTCCTTGAGCTCAACGGCTTGAGTTTTGAGGAGCTGAGGAGGAAGGGCTTCGTTAAGGTTTTGAAGGAGTCGGGGAGGTGGGAGACGCCGAGTGGCAAGATTGAGTTCTACTCCAAGAGGGCCATTGAGCGCGGTCTATCACCGTTCCCAGAATACAAGCCCCCACAGGGCAACTACCCGCTTCGCCTGCTCAGTCCAACGCACAGGATGACTATAACGAGCCAGTACCACAACACGCACGGCATTATAGATCCGAACCTGTACATGAATCCTGTCGACGCCGAAATGCGCGGAATCAAGGACGGCGATCTCGTGGAGGTCTTCAACGATTACGGCAGGATAAAAACTACCGTGAGGCTCACGGAGGATATTCCAAGAGGCGTCGTCCTTCTCTACAAGGCTTTCTGGCCTTCCCTTCTGGGCTGGAACGTGAACTTCCTGACGAGCGATGAAACCGTTGAGAAATACGGTAACGGCTCCGCCTACCATTCAAGTTGGGTTGACGTGAGAAAGGTTTGA
- a CDS encoding ferritin family protein encodes MVPELEEGLPFGRIKDFSLEELLGMAIKAEVGAREFYISLARRVEAQSLREKLEWLAGEESKHEELLRKIYENMFPGKEVLFPKEYIGPELKPVARELTKVEDIVDLIRWAMEAEEIAAKFYAELEKMVEGKDKKRLMRYLSDMELGHYYTLKAEYELLLDWSMYSQMMHVGP; translated from the coding sequence GTGGTTCCGGAACTTGAGGAGGGGCTTCCCTTCGGAAGAATTAAGGATTTCTCCCTTGAGGAGCTTCTGGGAATGGCCATAAAGGCCGAGGTGGGGGCAAGAGAATTTTACATAAGCCTAGCCAGAAGGGTGGAGGCCCAATCGCTAAGGGAGAAGCTTGAATGGCTGGCCGGTGAGGAGAGTAAGCATGAGGAGCTTTTGAGGAAGATTTACGAGAACATGTTTCCTGGGAAGGAAGTCCTGTTTCCCAAGGAGTATATAGGGCCCGAGCTGAAGCCTGTCGCGAGGGAGCTCACTAAGGTAGAGGACATAGTGGACCTGATAAGGTGGGCCATGGAGGCGGAAGAAATAGCTGCAAAGTTCTATGCCGAGCTTGAAAAGATGGTTGAGGGGAAAGATAAGAAGAGGCTCATGAGGTACTTAAGCGACATGGAATTGGGCCACTACTATACTCTCAAAGCCGAATACGAGCTTCTCCTCGACTGGTCCATGTATAGTCAGATGATGCATGTCGGCCCGTGA
- a CDS encoding rubrerythrin family protein, with translation MAVQKDMTKKFLEEAFAGESMAHMKYLIFAEQAEKEGFPNIAKLFRAIAYAEFVHAKNHFIVLGKLGKTPENLQAGIEGETYEVEEMYPVFKNTAELQGEKEAVRSTHYALEAEKIHAELYAKAKEKAEKGEDIEIKKVYVCPVCGYTAVDEVPERCPVCGLPKDKFVVFE, from the coding sequence ATGGCGGTTCAGAAGGATATGACAAAGAAGTTCCTGGAGGAGGCCTTTGCCGGAGAGAGCATGGCCCACATGAAGTACCTAATCTTCGCTGAGCAGGCCGAGAAGGAGGGCTTCCCCAACATAGCCAAGCTCTTCAGGGCAATAGCGTATGCCGAGTTCGTCCACGCGAAGAACCATTTCATCGTCTTAGGGAAGCTCGGCAAGACACCCGAGAACCTGCAGGCTGGCATAGAGGGGGAAACCTATGAGGTAGAGGAAATGTACCCGGTCTTCAAGAACACCGCCGAGCTTCAGGGCGAGAAGGAGGCTGTTAGAAGCACCCACTACGCTCTTGAGGCAGAAAAGATACACGCCGAGCTCTACGCCAAGGCCAAGGAGAAAGCCGAGAAGGGGGAGGACATCGAGATAAAGAAGGTCTACGTTTGTCCTGTATGCGGTTACACAGCGGTGGACGAGGTTCCCGAGCGCTGTCCAGTTTGTGGCCTCCCAAAGGATAAGTTCGTTGTCTTCGAGTGA
- the upp gene encoding uracil phosphoribosyltransferase: MIEDKRWKGVYSFEDSPYIMEILTGLRDKNTDSIAFRKGLVKLGRYMGYELTKTMDVEKVRVETPFEETEGIIVKDRRNVVIITVLRAAIPLMEGLIKVFEHARVGIVSAARGKAPKFEVEMNYVKIPQIRPEDIVIVADPMIATGSTLLTVLREVKKYGTPKRLIVLGVLAAPEGIEKIKREFPEVEIFVAKVDRELNDKGYILPGLGDAGDRAFGEPVKITTLPQVHPIE; encoded by the coding sequence ATGATTGAGGATAAGAGGTGGAAGGGGGTTTATTCCTTCGAGGACTCTCCATATATTATGGAAATCCTGACAGGGCTTAGAGATAAGAACACCGACAGCATAGCCTTCAGGAAGGGCCTCGTCAAGCTCGGCCGCTACATGGGCTACGAGCTCACGAAGACTATGGATGTCGAGAAGGTTAGGGTTGAGACACCCTTCGAGGAGACCGAAGGGATAATCGTGAAAGACAGGAGAAACGTTGTGATAATCACCGTCCTGAGGGCGGCTATACCCCTCATGGAAGGCCTCATAAAGGTCTTCGAGCACGCACGCGTTGGCATAGTCTCGGCCGCGCGAGGAAAGGCTCCGAAGTTTGAGGTGGAGATGAACTACGTCAAGATACCCCAGATAAGGCCGGAGGATATAGTCATAGTTGCGGACCCGATGATAGCAACGGGCTCCACCCTTCTTACGGTCCTTAGGGAGGTCAAGAAGTACGGAACCCCCAAGAGGCTCATAGTTCTCGGCGTCCTCGCTGCCCCCGAGGGCATCGAGAAGATAAAGAGGGAGTTCCCAGAGGTGGAGATATTCGTCGCGAAGGTTGACAGAGAGCTCAACGACAAAGGCTACATCCTGCCCGGCCTTGGAGATGCAGGGGACAGGGCCTTCGGGGAGCCCGTGAAGATTACCACGCTCCCGCAGGTGCACCCGATTGAGTGA
- a CDS encoding CRISPR-associated transcriptional regulator Csa3 — MLAVFPVGFDEKFIIRALMRNQTKEGDRLLAVVPNGYQAEERTVNALRAIKDITTPLVGKESFKVIELLTTSGEKMVLEIKNAIEDNLTEDRRVIAILSGGMRPLSVAILLAAITLDNARVKVESDFENLSGFISLELGPFLAPKNIRWVNILCGLKAGKSVRRIAEELGVSPATVSRELKSLLRYSLVEEISGKNRPLSYTVTRAGILYLKLHGGNCLED; from the coding sequence TTGCTTGCGGTATTCCCGGTAGGGTTCGATGAGAAGTTCATAATACGCGCTCTCATGAGGAACCAGACAAAAGAAGGCGACAGGCTGCTTGCCGTTGTCCCAAATGGTTACCAGGCAGAAGAAAGGACAGTAAATGCTCTTCGCGCGATTAAAGATATAACGACTCCACTTGTTGGTAAGGAAAGCTTCAAGGTTATTGAACTTTTGACAACAAGCGGGGAGAAAATGGTTCTTGAAATAAAAAACGCCATTGAGGATAATCTAACCGAGGACAGGAGGGTTATAGCAATCCTCTCCGGTGGCATGAGGCCGTTAAGCGTCGCGATTCTCCTCGCGGCTATAACTCTGGATAACGCAAGGGTGAAGGTGGAGAGCGACTTCGAGAACCTTTCCGGCTTCATCTCTCTTGAGCTTGGCCCATTCCTTGCTCCAAAAAACATTAGATGGGTCAACATCCTGTGTGGACTGAAAGCAGGTAAAAGTGTGAGGAGAATAGCTGAAGAGCTAGGGGTTTCACCAGCTACGGTGAGCAGGGAGCTGAAGAGTCTCCTCAGATATTCGCTCGTAGAGGAAATTTCGGGCAAGAACCGACCATTGAGCTACACAGTCACAAGGGCGGGCATTCTCTACTTAAAACTCCATGGTGGTAATTGCCTTGAGGATTAA
- a CDS encoding CRISPR-associated protein Cas6, which yields MRIKLTLHFKRPFLIPYNYPRPLYGFVINAINLGDERIAKRLRDNKKDVKFVLSKLYPVGKTRRTEKGILVEPGTVELYFGTTERVEGCDCSDDRRGRRWS from the coding sequence TTGAGGATTAAGCTTACCCTCCACTTTAAGCGGCCCTTTTTAATACCCTACAACTACCCGCGCCCACTCTACGGCTTCGTCATTAATGCAATTAACCTCGGAGACGAGAGGATCGCCAAGAGGCTTCGCGACAACAAGAAGGACGTTAAGTTCGTCCTCTCAAAACTTTATCCCGTTGGAAAGACCAGAAGAACCGAAAAGGGCATCTTAGTGGAACCCGGAACAGTTGAGCTGTACTTCGGAACGACGGAGCGGGTGGAGGGATGCGATTGTTCTGACGATAGACGAGGCCGGAGATGGTCTTAG
- a CDS encoding ferritin family protein has protein sequence MFSLNPISSGEERLSKKEITQALRWALIAELDAINFYEQIAELVEDENVKAVFLDVAREEKEHVGEFLALLLKLDPELGEYMKKGFKEVEEETGIKTEL, from the coding sequence ATGTTCAGTCTGAACCCCATCTCGAGTGGAGAGGAAAGATTGTCCAAGAAAGAAATCACTCAAGCCCTCCGCTGGGCCCTCATAGCCGAGCTCGATGCCATAAACTTCTACGAGCAGATCGCGGAGCTTGTTGAGGACGAGAATGTTAAGGCCGTGTTCCTTGACGTCGCGAGGGAGGAGAAGGAGCACGTTGGAGAGTTCTTGGCCCTCCTCCTAAAGCTGGATCCAGAGCTCGGGGAATACATGAAGAAGGGATTTAAAGAGGTAGAAGAGGAAACCGGAATAAAGACAGAGCTCTAA
- the rd gene encoding rubredoxin yields MAKWRCTVCGYIYDEEEGDPDNGVLPGTKFEELPDDWVCPLCGAPKDMFEKVD; encoded by the coding sequence ATGGCGAAATGGAGATGCACAGTTTGCGGATACATATACGATGAGGAGGAAGGCGATCCCGACAACGGGGTTCTACCTGGAACGAAGTTCGAAGAGCTCCCAGACGACTGGGTCTGCCCGCTCTGCGGGGCCCCGAAGGACATGTTTGAAAAGGTGGACTGA
- a CDS encoding uracil-xanthine permease family protein, protein MGNGMKVRIDEKVEPSKALVFGLQHVLAMFGATVTVPLVVGSAVGLSGQEIATMIQAVLLAMGIATLLQTTIGSRYPIVQGSSFAFIPGLISIGSSLGMAATEGALIIGGLIEALVGGLGIVGKVKRLFTPLVTGVTIMLIGFSLADVAVKYFFNFYADPSGASIPKAVVIGLVTFGTTVYVALKAKGALRAMPVIVGAVVGYLLSIPLGLVDFSLVHELPVVSVPRPLPWGTPIFDISAIITLLFAFMVSIIESVGDYHAISAITEAPITNENINRGIMSEGIACSIAGILGACGTTSYSENIGLVALTKVASRYVVQVGALILIALSLVPKFSGILASIPAPVLGGLTLALYGMISVTGLRLIKERVELNDRNTLIIAAALIAGLGAPQLPPEFLAHFPRIVASILESGMAVGAIVAILLDQLLR, encoded by the coding sequence ATGGGGAACGGAATGAAGGTTAGAATCGACGAAAAGGTAGAACCTTCTAAGGCTTTGGTTTTTGGTCTCCAGCATGTTCTGGCAATGTTCGGGGCAACTGTCACGGTGCCTTTGGTCGTTGGCAGCGCCGTGGGACTTTCGGGACAAGAAATCGCGACGATGATTCAGGCGGTCCTTCTGGCGATGGGCATCGCGACGCTCCTGCAGACCACCATAGGCTCCCGCTATCCGATAGTGCAGGGCTCGAGCTTCGCCTTCATCCCGGGCCTTATAAGCATAGGTTCAAGCCTTGGAATGGCGGCGACGGAAGGGGCACTCATCATAGGTGGCCTTATAGAGGCCCTCGTCGGAGGTCTAGGCATAGTCGGCAAAGTCAAAAGGCTCTTCACGCCGCTCGTGACTGGTGTGACGATAATGCTTATCGGCTTCTCGCTGGCGGACGTTGCCGTCAAGTACTTCTTCAACTTCTACGCTGACCCGAGCGGTGCGAGCATACCAAAGGCAGTGGTCATAGGGCTTGTGACTTTTGGAACTACTGTCTATGTGGCCTTGAAGGCTAAGGGAGCTCTCAGGGCCATGCCCGTTATAGTTGGAGCCGTCGTAGGCTACCTACTTAGCATCCCGCTCGGCCTTGTGGATTTCAGCCTCGTCCACGAGCTTCCTGTTGTCAGCGTTCCCAGGCCTCTTCCCTGGGGGACACCAATCTTCGACATCAGCGCCATAATAACGCTCCTCTTCGCCTTCATGGTGAGCATAATCGAGAGTGTCGGCGACTACCACGCCATATCCGCGATAACCGAAGCACCGATAACGAACGAGAACATAAACAGAGGGATAATGAGCGAGGGAATCGCGTGCTCAATTGCGGGCATCCTTGGAGCCTGTGGAACGACGAGCTACTCCGAGAACATCGGACTCGTGGCCCTCACGAAGGTCGCAAGTAGATACGTTGTCCAGGTTGGAGCCCTGATACTCATCGCGCTGTCACTCGTGCCAAAGTTTTCAGGCATACTTGCATCGATACCTGCTCCTGTCCTCGGTGGACTAACATTGGCCCTTTACGGTATGATAAGCGTCACGGGGCTGAGGCTTATAAAGGAGCGCGTCGAGTTAAACGACAGGAACACGCTAATAATAGCGGCGGCCCTCATAGCCGGCCTTGGTGCCCCTCAGCTTCCACCGGAGTTCCTGGCACACTTCCCGAGAATAGTTGCCAGCATCCTCGAATCGGGCATGGCCGTTGGGGCTATAGTGGCCATACTACTCGACCAGCTACTGAGGTGA
- a CDS encoding iron-sulfur cluster assembly protein, whose product MKVYMPEREWPPEYRAVLEELVKITDPVTGGNILDSGVVAGLEVGGNTIKVWLRFESHAEYNIIGENAIAYSKIIGDIIERFALLKFDNVYVYDLKNNLVGVFENKRATSQRT is encoded by the coding sequence ATGAAAGTCTACATGCCGGAGCGGGAGTGGCCCCCCGAGTACAGGGCCGTTCTGGAAGAGCTGGTCAAGATAACCGACCCCGTAACCGGTGGCAACATCCTCGACTCGGGCGTTGTTGCAGGTCTTGAGGTCGGTGGGAATACCATAAAGGTCTGGCTTCGCTTCGAGAGTCACGCGGAATACAATATAATCGGTGAGAACGCTATCGCCTACTCGAAGATAATCGGCGACATAATTGAGCGCTTCGCCCTACTCAAGTTCGACAACGTCTACGTCTACGACCTGAAAAACAATTTGGTGGGCGTCTTCGAGAACAAAAGGGCTACAAGCCAGAGGACATAA
- a CDS encoding HD domain-containing protein produces MTCCAYFKDGRCIESMEAHITEGLRFIERIYIARNYGKFLSRVLGLKKVRAEELLLKAYAIHDVGKCLEEFQDAKQGFRYHEFYSALVAREVLKQFGKASEIATIAIFLHHHDWVREKPPRKPRNLKLHSDCIEVIEDLIGAEIPKSVPWTAPDEFRDWMIKVFSSNIRAVYALLLPISLADNYSALKNRGGEQTMLGKEVMKAVFTRREVEACLRYSR; encoded by the coding sequence ATGACCTGCTGTGCCTACTTCAAAGACGGAAGATGTATTGAGAGTATGGAGGCTCATATAACGGAAGGGCTCAGGTTTATAGAGAGAATATACATTGCGAGGAATTATGGAAAATTCCTTTCGCGAGTTCTTGGTCTGAAAAAGGTTAGGGCAGAAGAGCTTCTCCTCAAAGCATATGCAATCCACGACGTCGGTAAGTGCCTTGAGGAGTTCCAAGATGCAAAACAAGGCTTTCGCTATCACGAGTTTTATTCGGCACTTGTTGCGAGAGAAGTACTGAAGCAGTTCGGCAAAGCCAGTGAAATTGCCACTATTGCGATTTTTCTCCACCATCATGACTGGGTTAGGGAGAAGCCGCCCAGAAAGCCGAGAAATTTAAAGCTCCATTCCGATTGCATAGAAGTTATTGAAGACTTAATCGGAGCGGAAATACCAAAAAGTGTGCCCTGGACTGCTCCAGATGAGTTCCGGGACTGGATGATAAAAGTTTTTAGTTCAAACATCCGCGCAGTTTACGCCCTCCTACTCCCCATTTCACTTGCCGACAACTATTCTGCGCTAAAAAACAGGGGAGGAGAACAAACCATGCTGGGAAAAGAAGTTATGAAAGCCGTTTTTACCCGCCGGGAGGTGGAAGCTTGCTTGCGGTATTCCCGGTAG
- the cas2 gene encoding CRISPR-associated endonuclease Cas2, with product MYVVVVYDVAVERVNKVKKFLRQHLHWVQNSVFEGEVTLAEFERIKAGLLDIIDEDEDSVIIYKLRSKPIREALGVEKNPIEDII from the coding sequence ATGTACGTGGTTGTAGTCTATGATGTTGCCGTTGAGCGAGTGAACAAGGTCAAAAAGTTTCTAAGGCAGCACCTTCACTGGGTTCAGAACAGCGTTTTCGAAGGAGAAGTAACTTTGGCAGAGTTCGAGCGCATAAAGGCAGGTCTTCTCGATATTATCGACGAGGACGAAGATTCAGTGATTATTTACAAGCTTCGCTCTAAGCCAATAAGAGAAGCCCTAGGGGTAGAAAAGAACCCAATTGAAGACATCATCTAA
- the cas3 gene encoding CRISPR-associated helicase Cas3', with the protein MNAYDKVVKRLGEIKGFEPEKRPLLERAFDMILSSEAPFFVVQAPTGYGKTSLSFSFALYSMEDASLFDRVIHVLPMRSIIEDIDRTAKEAFGFSRTKMMGSSEEFLHLFPLNITTVDTFTWDVLKLNTKKIIQVDKGSEFGYDYLTQASILTSLVIFDEAHFILEEPKMKTAFLAVLEFLTDNCVPIIVMTATLSKGYVELFRKYARKNEYDFEILIPQEDDPFIQRELRKEFKIKFQTGNPLDFIDNAKRNAIIVNTVSRAVEIFDQAKENAAELGLNEDKIMLIHGRMKPSHKEKLIEKLRKWKHKESFLVIGTQAIEAGVDFSVDLMITDAAPINSLLQRFGRVARYNERKAEIIIMEDAPAGPYNGEKVKKTINLIKEASELNPRIPWTYQEIVDEVHGKTISKVMRGVNRSLMKKLYGLLKNPRKRSKDVLDEIKLITKENEPLLRDFLIPLEVEGETVLISPKRLLELYKKGLAEIIVGERKLSLRSLEDAYNVAKRIALGEVIAVKFTGKYDEERGIV; encoded by the coding sequence GTGAATGCTTACGATAAGGTTGTGAAAAGACTCGGTGAGATAAAGGGATTTGAACCTGAAAAGCGGCCACTCCTAGAGAGGGCCTTTGATATGATACTTTCCTCAGAAGCTCCATTTTTTGTTGTTCAGGCTCCGACAGGCTACGGCAAAACATCCCTCAGCTTTTCTTTTGCCCTCTATTCGATGGAAGACGCTTCACTCTTTGACAGAGTTATTCATGTCCTCCCAATGCGCTCGATTATAGAGGATATTGATCGTACTGCCAAAGAAGCATTTGGCTTTTCGAGAACGAAGATGATGGGATCGAGTGAGGAATTCCTCCACCTATTTCCCCTCAACATCACCACAGTGGATACTTTCACTTGGGACGTTCTCAAGCTCAACACAAAGAAGATTATTCAAGTGGACAAGGGAAGCGAGTTTGGCTACGACTACCTCACGCAGGCGTCAATCCTAACCTCACTCGTCATCTTCGACGAGGCCCACTTCATCCTCGAAGAGCCAAAGATGAAAACTGCCTTTCTTGCAGTTCTCGAGTTCCTAACTGACAACTGCGTTCCGATAATTGTTATGACGGCGACGCTGTCAAAGGGTTATGTTGAGCTTTTCAGGAAATATGCGAGAAAGAATGAATACGACTTTGAAATCCTGATACCCCAAGAAGACGACCCCTTTATTCAACGTGAGCTAAGAAAGGAGTTTAAAATTAAATTCCAAACAGGAAATCCTCTAGACTTCATCGATAACGCCAAAAGGAACGCTATAATAGTTAACACTGTATCGAGAGCCGTAGAGATCTTTGACCAGGCAAAGGAAAACGCCGCTGAGCTCGGCCTTAATGAGGACAAGATAATGCTAATTCACGGCAGAATGAAACCAAGCCACAAGGAGAAACTAATAGAGAAGCTGAGAAAATGGAAACATAAGGAGAGCTTCCTGGTTATCGGCACACAGGCCATAGAGGCTGGCGTTGATTTTTCGGTTGACCTTATGATTACTGATGCAGCTCCAATAAACTCACTCCTTCAGCGCTTCGGGAGAGTGGCACGGTACAACGAGAGAAAAGCTGAGATAATAATCATGGAGGACGCTCCAGCAGGCCCCTATAATGGGGAGAAAGTTAAGAAAACTATCAACCTCATTAAAGAAGCATCCGAATTAAACCCTCGTATCCCGTGGACATATCAGGAAATAGTTGACGAAGTACACGGAAAAACAATATCCAAAGTTATGCGCGGTGTGAATAGAAGCCTCATGAAAAAGCTCTATGGTCTCCTAAAGAATCCAAGAAAGCGCTCAAAAGATGTTCTCGACGAAATAAAGCTCATAACGAAGGAGAATGAACCTCTGCTTAGGGACTTCTTGATTCCACTTGAAGTTGAAGGGGAAACCGTCTTAATTTCACCTAAGAGGTTATTGGAGCTGTATAAGAAAGGACTTGCTGAAATAATTGTAGGGGAAAGAAAACTTTCTCTACGCTCGCTAGAGGACGCCTACAACGTTGCCAAGAGGATAGCCCTCGGGGAGGTCATAGCGGTTAAATTCACCGGAAAATACGACGAGGAGCGTGGTATAGTATGA